Genomic window (Negativicutes bacterium):
AGTTGCTTCCAACATAAATTGATTTAAAAGCTCTCGATCGCTTTCATAAATATTTTCAAAATCAAAATTAATACCATCAACTTCATATAATCCGGCATAAACCACCAATTGTTTTATGATATTTTTCCTGGCATTTTTATCATTAAGAAATTTATGGGTTAAATCCGGATCAAAACTATTAGTAATTAGTGGCCACAACTTATACTTATTTTCTTTTGCCATTACACTATATTGGTAATCAGCTTTGTTCGCAATCATTCCATCAGCACTGACAATACTAAACCAACTTGGTGATAATATGTTTAATGCCGGCAATTTTTCTGTAGCGGCGGATTCAGTTAAAATAGGTTGCCACACCATAACAATTTTTGCTAAATCATTAGTAGCACTGTAATTAAGTTTAACTGGATTATAATAAGAATTTCTATTAGTAGTAATTATTATATTATCTTCATTTTCTTCAATGCTAATTCCTAATAGTAGCCCTAAGCGGTCAATATTAAGATAATCATTATTATTGATCTTTTCCAGTGGATACATTATTTTAAAGCCATTAAAAATCAAGTTATTGGTCTTATCATTATTAAATTTAATTTTTGGCATACTAAAATTAATTAATACCTGTTTATTAGGATTATCTATCGCCATATTTTGATAAAGATAATCTTTAACTAAATTAAGGGGAATCTTTATTTTACCATCTATCAAATTTGCATTGTCTTCGGTTTGAATAATCTTATCCGGAGTTTTAATTATTATTTTTTTCTCAGCTGCCCCGGCGATACCCATTGTAGTAATTACAA
Coding sequences:
- a CDS encoding glycoside hydrolase; its protein translation is MKKICCLFVILFVITTMGIAGAAEKKIIIKTPDKIIQTEDNANLIDGKIKIPLNLVKDYLYQNMAIDNPNKQVLINFSMPKIKFNNDKTNNLIFNGFKIMYPLEKINNNDYLNIDRLGLLLGISIEENEDNIIITTNRNSYYNPVKLNYSATNDLAKIVMVWQPILTESAATEKLPALNILSPSWFSIVSADGMIANKADYQYSVMAKENKYKLWPLITNSFDPDLTHKFLNDKNARKNIIKQLVVYAGLYEVDGINFDFENIYESDRELLNQFMLEATKALHDINVKVSIDVTAPMDDSQWSKCYDRKTLGKIVDYVMLMAYDEHWRTSPVSGSVASLPWVENGVVNTLKDVPNEKLVLGLPFYMREWQEQTVAGKIKVKAKTVAMHEIDTIIKDKKLKPLWLEDKGQDYVQYQQDGAIYKIWIENEKSLDKKINLVEKYNLAGVAAWRKGFEKPEVWQLLEEKLNSKVPEETTTCIKKPKKKNKKSTML